A single region of the Etheostoma cragini isolate CJK2018 chromosome 3, CSU_Ecrag_1.0, whole genome shotgun sequence genome encodes:
- the LOC117939352 gene encoding uncharacterized protein LOC117939352 — protein MPGLVGNEDQKDFQDVEDLKVLKGNQAHLDQDLKDSQERREIGDFQDVWVRRGLQEPGEPLVLQETVAPVAPKEILDPRDAEVLLGLLVKRVVMVLRGTTALQDPPASQVTRALLEIQVQLVPEEHRGRMGYLDLQERKEPWELLEADPGAQMGREVHLDVLGRRVLPVPAAHLVLLVLGDTQGVTVLLAPPVLLVGLAQMEPALKEEKEKMESPDNGDPKVHRAFGVLLVLQVLVLKERRDPKEPEDAEDHLVPVVTLVLEASRVKKDHQVHVDRKARWGTLVSRDQLV, from the exons ATGCCGGGCCTTGTGGGGAACGAGGATCAGAAGGATTTCCAGGACGTGGAGGACTTAAAGGTGCTAAAGGGGAACCAAGCCCACCTGGACCAGGATCTAAAGGATTCCCAGGAGAGAAG GGAAATCGGGGATTTTCAGGATGTCTGGGTACGAAGGGGCCTCCAGGAACCAGGGGAACCGTTGGTCCTCCAGGAAACTGTGGCCCCTGTGGCCCCAAAGGAGATTCTGGATCCCCGGGATGCAGAG GTCCTCCTGGGTCTCCTGGTGAAAAGGGTTGTAATGGTCCTCCGGGGGACAACGGCCCTGCAGGACCCGCCGGCCTCACAG gTAACAAGGGCGCTCCTGGAGATCCAGGTCCAGCTGGTCCCAGAGGAACACAGGGGCAGGATGGGATACCTGGACCTCCAGGAGAGAAAGGAGCCATGGGAG CTCCTGGAAGCGGACCCCGGGGCCCAGATGGGAAGAGAGGTCCACCTG GATGTGTTGGGGAGAAGGGTCCTCCCGGTGCCTGCGGCCCACCTGGTCCTCCTGGTCCTGGGGGACACCCAGGGTGTCACGGTGCTCCTGGCCCCCCCGGTCCTCCTGGTTGGCCTGGCACAGATGGAGCCTGCActgaaggaggaaaaggagaaaatggagTCACCGGACAACGGGGACCCAAAG gtCCACAGGGCTTTCGGGGTCCTCCTGGTCCTCCAggtcctggttttaaaggagAGAAGGGATCCAAAGGAGCCAGAGGATGCCGAGGACCACCTGGTTCCTGTGGTGACCCTGGTCCTCGAGGCCAGCCG GGTGAAGAAAGACCACCAGGTCCACGTGGACAGAAAGGCCAGATGGGGGACACTGGTGTCACGGGACCAGTTG GTATGA